Within the Drosophila melanogaster chromosome 3R genome, the region TTGCCTGCGCCGACTGAAGTGCCAGGAACGGAGGTCTACAACtggcattttaaattataaaatacttGCTATTTAGCGTCTCCAGAATTCATTTAAATCGGGCTGCCGCATTCGCGACAAGCAGCTCAAATTGAAGCCAGTTAGAGGCGGTTGTCGAATGCTATAGCTGAAATACTAAAAGCTgagtgaagtggagtggagttggggcaaaggcagcagcagcagcagccataAAGCactcgcagcagcaacagcagcagcagcatctacAGTAGCAACAGCCACAGTAGCAACAACAGGAAGCAGTTTGCCCATTTTCATGGCACTgaagcatttcattttcatctcTCCGGCCTCCGCCGAATCCCCCCCCATCTGTCTATCTGTCTGTCTGGGCGTGCGTTTTATTAGCTCCTTTCGTTGATATGCTCATGCCGTGCTCGCTCGTTTGTCTTTCAACAAGGGAGCCCCGCATCCACATCAACATCCACAGCCACATATACACCCACATGCACAGGAACAGCCACCCAGCCCCACAgacaccatcaccaccaccaccagtaGCACCACCCTAGCCGAAGCaaaaagcagaagcagcagaatCAGAAGGCCGGCTTCCTCGGCTTGCGGCGCCTCCCAGACTACAGAGTGTGCCTTGCATTTGTAATTGATACACGGCGAAAAATCGGACATGCTCTGTTCAGAATACAAATGAAGATCGAGAATAGTTAAGAAATTTCAAGAAATTGATGGTTAAGAAATATCTTGCTAATGCCGCGGCTTACGTTGTAATCCAACAAATCATTGAAAcatgaatatttatgaaacACACAAAGCATTTTTAAACGCCTCACCTGTTTGGAATTTCTTTattctaaaatgtttttttttttaagattatattttaattggctGTTTTAACAGAGAACATTGTACTTAGAATATCCCAACGATTCCACACAGCAGAAAGTGTTGCTTGTCCTAGTAAATTTCAAGAATAATTTCATTCTAAATTCAACATGGCTCAGTTATTTAATCGAAAGGGTAGAAACTGTTTATACATTTCGGACTAAGTCGAAAGTTGCCAGTGTAATCGTTGCCATAGCCACCATATCCAGCATTACGGATATATCCAGCAGCTCACAGAGCCCGGCGATGTGGCTCCAGTTAGAGCTCCGCTTGGCAGTGGGCTCCTTGGCACTTGGGTCTTGCTGAATCCATCCACGAGCCAAAGTGTTCGATTGCCGGCTTGGCCAAGTGCTGCTCATTGTTCCGTGTTCCAGACAAAGAGAGACACCCCCATATACACACTAAGGCTCCATAAAAATACACACATTCgaatgtatgtattttcctTTCGTAGCCATTTGCCTATTTATAGTTGAAGTATTTATTGTTGCCGGGCCACTCGTGGCATGCTCAAGTGGCCACTCGAGGGGGGCACTTTAATTGCCACGCCGTCCATCCTGGGGCAATGTCATGGCCGAGAAGTGGTAACGCAACTGGTTGTAATCCAGCCGCTTCTTGGACTGTAGCTTTTCCTGCTCTCAATTTcatttacacattttcccatttcttCGCCAACAGCCATCCACAACTGGCACGGCGATGTCCGGTTCGGCCTGGCACTGGATGTCGGCGATTCCGTGGACATTGTGGAGGAGTGCAAGCACTGGTACCGCGGCTCCTGCCCCCGAAAGTCGCGGGCAGTGGGTCTCTTCCCCAAGACCTACATACACATCAAGGACCTCTCGAAAATCGATCCTGTGGTCGCCGAATGCACGCAGGTCCTGCGCGAATGGTCGGAGATCTGGAAGCGTCTCTATGTGGTAAGTGGTTATAACTCGATCTACTTGCTTTATTTGATAAAATATTCCTAATCTTTTTCAGGATCGCGAAGCGTATAAGTTCCAAACCCTGCGCAAAGTTATGTTTTCCATATTGGAAAGTCGGAGGGAACTCCTTAGTGCCACCATGACTCAGGATCAAACTCTGGAGCTTCAGATGGTTGTGGTTTCAAAGATAGATTGGGGCAATCGGTAAGTGATCAGATATTGGATATTGATATAGGGATATTGGAAGCTAATGAAAACATCCGTAGCTTATTGAAGATAGACTTTCATGGATTCGCGTTTCATGTAAAAAACTTAAAGTTGTTCTTGAAGGTTTCCCTTGTTTATAAGTACTCTCAACTAATGCGTAGTACTCTAGTTCAAAATCACAGCTTTTTTCATAAACAATGGAAAATCCGACCTTAGCAATTGAGAAATCCAAAACCACAATCGCTTCCCGCCCACTGATAAGTCCTGGGTTTAGCTGAAATTGTATGTAGAATATTTATTACAACTTTGAACTTAGATAGCTTGGGTTCTCTTTTGCTTTATGTAAAATGTGTTCTTTTCTAGCAATAATCACAATAATTTTGTTATAAACAAAATTGCTTAAAATTACGATATATCTGTAGACTAAATGTTAGGACAAAAATAGCGAGAGCATTGTGTATACTCgtttaaatattcataatcATATTCCTCGTCGTATTCGTACCATTCGATTActacaattttatatagatCAACGTTTCGTGAGCGTGCGTGAGCGGTAAGCAGATATATAGCTGCATAGGTATTCCTCGATCCGAACTATCCATCTGTCCACTATCGAGCTAACTGCTAAACTtatgtgtatattttaaatggcGCATCATTGTCAACGACCTAACTACGATACCAAGTAGCAAAATCGTTATATGGGATATCCTCGATCGTCGTTCAATCATCATCTTCAACCTACAAATTGCACGGTCTGCCTGTGTCCCTCTCGttttttatgatattttttttttcacatttttatttgatttattttttatttgtatcttCTCACTCTGTGGCTCACCTCGTGTCAATGACGAACTGCACCTGTCTTTCGCCTGCCTAGGACCATATTCAAAGATTGTTTCCTTATAATTTTGCTAAATATATTTCGCACAGAACATTACTGAGTTGGATCTCCGAAAGTGCAATTGCTGATTCGTTCTCTTGCAGTCTTAGTGgtagaaatggaaatgcctAACCTCATGACACACAACTCTCTCTATCTCCCCCCTACAAATATTATTGAGAAATCATTGAAATCATTGTTTTGAAGCCAAACCCTGGCCACGGGCTCATGTCTCCGTCTCCTTGCCACCGCCGAAGGTCTCCACGGGCGGATAAATCGGATGGCTGATGCGGTTCATTTCAAGGGTCGATGGTGCGGATGGTGTTCGGGATGCTCCTAGCAGACCGcagagctgctgcagcatgTCACTGTACGATCTTGTGCTGAGGTTCTGGCTCAGGAAGTGCAAGATCAGGAAGTCACCAATCTGTtgagaaaaaccaaaaacggATTAATATACAATAGGTATGGATGGTATTCTAGTTGAGCACCCACCTCCAAACGCCTAACCAGTCCGGCGATTTCCTTCCGTTGTGCCGAGCGATAAGAACGCTTGATGATGGTCTCCCGAGTGGTGGGCATCATGATAACCACCAGTGAATAGAGCACAGCCACGCCGGAGATGGTGGCCAAGATGATAAACCAGAACCTATGAAAAGTAATAAAGGTTAAAGATTCCCTCAAAGAGTAAGAACCCACTCAACTACTTACCACAGGAAGATGTAGATCTTCTCGTTGAGGATATTCAGTGCCAGCACACAGAGAGTGTCGTGTTTCTGGACCGATCCACTGGGACCGAACTTGTGGAACGTGCACTTGGTGAGCCGGGGAAAGATCTCGATCATCGGATCGAAGCGCTTGTCCTGATCCATGTTGGAGAACTTGAGCACATCCGTACCGTAGGACATGAAAGCACCGCCCAGAAACTTATCCACCATAAAGATATTCACAATCACGTTGATAAAGTTAAGCAGTTCGCAGAAAAAGTATGCGAACGAGTAGCCGTTGTGGGTGTTCAAACTGTTCACGAAATACTTGAGGATCCGGTCCTGGCGATCACGCCGATAGTCATCCGGCACACTGACCATGCCGCGCAGTCCATCGGTGATCATGCGGATCTTGCCGTCTTCCATGTTCTTCCAAACCCAGTGGGGCACGTAGAACATGAGCCCCTGAAATAATTTACAGATTAGTTTGGTCGGAAGCGGGAATTAcaataaattaatgaaaccacATTTGTCACGTTTAAAGCGAACAGCATGTGATAGGCCACAGTCATACTAAGACTTCAATTAAGTTCACTTAATCTACAGACAAGATGGAACTTTTCGTATTGCAAGATTGCTCATCATCATGTAAATTGAGAAAGCGTGGGGTAAATTATTCAATTAAGTACTACTCCTATGGATTTCAAAATAAATCCACAGCGATGTAAACAATTCAAATTGTAAATCTTTCCTAAGTACTGCGTACATATATTACTTCGAGCGTCACTCACCTGGAAGAATAGCACGAATGGCACCCATTGATAGTAGCTGTGATAGCGCTTCTCCTGGCCGTACTCATTGCCCAATCCCGGACCAGCCACGTCCGTTCCGATTTGCCGATGCTGCTGGCCAGGTATCGTGTACGTGTAGGTGATCCAGCAGAAGGTGTTGATTACGTGCATCGGAATGGCGCCGTCGTTGATGCAACTTATGGGATCGCCTGCAAGCGCAGAGATAGAGATAATTTTTTAGATATGCACTCGACCTCGTCGCAATTCAGATCAAGGGAAACGCAAGCGCATTCCTCGCCAGAAACCTTCTCGCCAGCCGTTCGTCAACGTCAAGTGCCATTAGGGCAATCTCTGGTGGTCTGGTGGAGCTGGCTCCACGGTCCCAATTTGTCGACGCTGTGG harbors:
- the Inx3 gene encoding innexin 3, isoform C; translated protein: MAVFGMVSAVSGFIKIRYLLDKAVIDNMVFRCHYRITTAILFTCCIIVTANNLIGDPISCINDGAIPMHVINTFCWITYTYTIPGQQHRQIGTDVAGPGLGNEYGQEKRYHSYYQWVPFVLFFQGLMFYVPHWVWKNMEDGKIRMITDGLRGMVSVPDDYRRDRQDRILKYFVNSLNTHNGYSFAYFFCELLNFINVIVNIFMVDKFLGGAFMSYGTDVLKFSNMDQDKRFDPMIEIFPRLTKCTFHKFGPSGSVQKHDTLCVLALNILNEKIYIFLWFWFIILATISGVAVLYSLVVIMMPTTRETIIKRSYRSAQRKEIAGLVRRLEIGDFLILHFLSQNLSTRSYSDMLQQLCGLLGASRTPSAPSTLEMNRISHPIYPPVETFGGGKETET